The DNA window TGCGCTTCTCGGAGACGGACGTCGTCCGCCACGAACTCGTCGGCCGGATCGTCACGGCCTATGACGTCGAAAGCCGCGAGCGGCTGGCCGCGCGCGAGCAGCAGCGCATGCGCTCGGCCCGCTCGATCGAGTCCCAGCTCGATCCCGAGGTCTTCACACCGCGGGAGCCGGTCGTCTGATGGTGGCAAGCGCGCTTCAGGACACGCACGATCCTCTGCTTTCGGTCGACCTTGCCGTTGAGGACGAGGGCTGGCTGCAAGGCCGCGACGAGGCCTCGATGGCGGCGTGGATCGAGGACATCGCCGCGGCGGTGCTTGGCCTCGTGCCGGAAACGGTGCTGCCGGGCAGCGAAGTCGCGGTCGTGCTGACGGACGATGCGTCGATCCGCGAGATCAATCGCGAGCACCGCGGTTTCGACAAGCCGACCAACGTGCTGTCCTTCCCGATGTCGCCGCCGGATGCGAAGGTTTTCGGACCGATGGTCGGCGATATCGTGGTGGCGCGGGAGACGGTCGAACGCGAAGCGGCCGAGGCTGGTATTCCATTCGATCATCATTTCACCCACATGATCGTTCATGGGATATTGCATCTCCTCGGTTATGATCACATCGACGACGCCGAGGCGGAGGAAATGGAAGGGCTGGAAACCGCGATTCTCGCGCATCTGGCCATTCCCGACCCCTATGCGGACAGTGAGCCGGCCTAGACGGGTGTCTTTGGGCGGCGTTCCGGCGGCAGGATAGAATTGGTCCCGGCAGGGCGGCCATGTGAGCCGGCGCCTGCCTCGATCCAGGGAAAGAAGGGCAATGAACGACGCAGACACGCAGAGTATGGGCGCGGTTCCGCTTGAGCGAAGCGGGGCCGCGAGAGAGGAGGTGGAGACATCCACGGATGCCGATCCGCATTCTGGATGGCTCAATCGCCTGCGCGACGCTCTTGGCCTGAAGCCGGCCGCGAATCTGCGCGAGGATCTGGAGCAGGCCCTTTCCAAGGAAGACGCGCTTGACGCGGCCTTTTCGCCCGAAGAGCGGGCGATGCTGCGCAATATCCTGCGGCTGCGCGAAAATCGGGTCGATGACCTGATGGTGCCGCGCGCTGACATCAATGCCGTCGATGCCTCGATCACGCTGACCGAACTGGTTCTGGCTTTCGAGCGGTCGGGCCATTCGCGCATGCCGGTCTTCCGCGAAACCCTCGACGACCCGATCGGCATGGTCCACATCAAGGACCTGATGGCCTATATCACCAAGAAGGCCAAGGTGGCCCGGCCTCGGGAAGAGGGCGAGCCGGCCGGAACCGACGTCAAGGTCGGCGAGGTCGATCTCGATGTCCCGGTGTCCGCGACAGAACTGGTTCGGCCTCTTCTCTTCGTGCCGCCCTCCATGCCGGCCTCGGATCTGCTGGCCAAGATGCAGGCGACGCGCATCCAGATCGCCCTCGTGATCGACGAATATGGCGGCACCGACGGCCTTATCTCCATGGAGGATATCGTCGAGACGATCGTCGGCGACATTTCCGACGAGCATGACGAACTGGAGGGGCCCTCGATCGTGCCGATCGGCCAGGGCGGCTTCATCGCCGATGCCCGCGCCTCGCTGGAAGAGGTCGTGGCCTCGCTCGGGCCGGCGTTCGAGGTCGCCGACTATGGTGACGATGTGGAAACCATCGGCGGCCTGGTCTTCTCCATGCTCGGCCGCATCCCCGTGCGCGGCGAAATGATCATCTCCGAGGAATTGCCGGGCTTCGAGATCGAGGTTCTGGAGGCCGATCCGCGGCGCATTCGCCGCTTGCGGATCACGCCGCGCGGCCCTCAGGATGCCGGATTGCCGGCGCACAACGACCGGCGCAAGCGGCGCCCCGAGAGCGACGAGGCCCAAGGAGAGCCGCAGAAGAAGGCAGCGGAGTAAGATCGGCCGGCTGGCTGGGGATCGTTCCCCGACAATGCGACATGGATGGCGGTCCGCAAGCCCGGGCCGCCGTTGGGTCCTGGGAGGATGTTCCCCGGTCCGTCCGGCCTTTTTTCGGGCCGGCGAGCCCGTGTGGAATGCGACGGGCAACAGGCGCGGCTCCGCCATACCGGCGGACCGGCGCCTCGTTGCCCCGATCCGGCGCTTGACCCCCTCTCGCTGCCTCGCCAGTTTGCCGCACGGCCATAGTGATTCGGCAACAGGCGGGACGAGTGAATGAGAGCCATTGAGAACTGGGTTCTGCTCCTGTGGGGCTGGAAGCGTTGGGCGCTTGCCCTTGCCCTTGGAGCGGCATCGGCCATGGCGATGGCCCCGGTCGATGCCTTTCCGGTTCTCTTCGTCACCTTCCCCCTGCTGGTCTGGCTGATCGACGGCACGCCGGCGACCAGCCTGATCACGTCGTTGCGCGGAGCCTTCGCCGTCGGCTGGTGGCTCGGTTTCGGCTACTTCCTGGCGGGTCTCTGGTGGATTTCGTCGGCCTTTCTGGTCGAAGCGGATGTCTATGGCTGGATGACGCCGATCATCACGGTGATCATCCCGGCCGGCTTCGCCTTCTTCTGGGCTTTCGCGGTCTGCCTTGCGCGCATCCTGTGGCTCAAGGGGCCGGGCCGCATCGTCATGCTGGCGTTCGCCATGGCGTTGGCCGAGTGGCTGCGCGGCCATGTCCTCACCGGATTTCCCTGGATCCTCATCGGCCAGGCCTTCGGTGCGAGCGACGTCACGGCGCAGGCGGCAAGCCTCGTCGGCGTCTACGGGCTGACCTTTCTCGGCGTTCTGATCTTTTCCGCACCGGCCCTTCTGACGGGATCCGGATCGGAGGGGCGCGGCAGGGCGCAAAGGGTCTGGCTGGCGATTGCCGCGATCCTGATGCTGGGCGATATCGGCTATGGCAGCGCGCGTCTTGGCGGTGCCGAGGCCGACACCGTGGACGGCATCAACCTGCGCATTGTCCAGCCATCGATCCAGCAGAACCAGAAGTGGACCGAGGAGGGCCGCGCCAAGGCGCTTCAGACCTATCTCGATCTGTCCGATACCAAGACGAGCCCCGACGATCTGGGCATTCTCAGCCGTACCCACCTGATCTGGCCGGAAACGGCGCTGCCCTTCATCCTCTCGCACGAACCCGACGCCTTGGCGAAGATCGGCGAGGCCCTGCCGCCGGGCACGCTTCTGCTCACCGGCGCTCCGAGAGCGGTCAAGACGCCCAATTTCACGCAGTTCTTCAACAGCGTCTATGTCATCGGCAACGACGGTGAAATCGAGGCCGCCTACGACAAGGCGCACCTCGTTCCCTTCGGCGAATATGTGCCCTTGAACGGGCTCTTCGTCAGACTGGGTCTTGGCGATCTCACCCGGATGATCGGCGGATTTTCGAAAGGTCCCGGAGCGAAGACCATTTCGCTGCCGGGAACGCCGCCCTTTGCTATTCTCATCTGCTACGAGATTATCTTCCCCGATAGCGGTATTGACGAGAACAACAGGCCCCAGTGGATCGTCAACGTCACCAATGACGGCTGGTTCGGAAAGACGTTCGGGCCCTATCAGCACCTCGAACTGACCCGCCTTCGCGCCATCGAGGAAGGATTGCCGGTCGTGCGGGCGGCCAACACCGGAATTTCGGCGATTATCGATGCCTATGGCCGGCCTCGGGAACAAGCTCCGCTTGAGGCCGTTGCTGTGGTGGACGGCCAGTTGCCGCCGGCGTTGCCTCCGACGCTCTATGTTCGCAACGGGCGGGCGATTTTCTGGTCGCTTCTACTCGCAAGTCTTGTTTTTTGGGCCTTTTCCAGGTTCCGTCAGCATTGAGTCATTGACATCGTTGATACGGCGGTCGAAAGTCTCGCCTTGGCTCTAGATCGCGAGAGCTATGATGCTGAAATACCTGGATATACGAGAAAAATCGAGGGGATTGTTCGCTACCCGGCGCTAGATGCTTTGCTTTCAGTGCAAGTATTGCTTGGCTAAACAAGAACAAATCGAATATGACACCAAGCAACTGCCCTGGCGAGGTGGCGTCGATCTCTCTTAATTCAATTTCATTGATGAGCGTGTAAGAATGGCCGGTAAGAAGTCTCCCAATCCAATCGATGTCCATGTCGGCGGACGAATTC is part of the Hartmannibacter diazotrophicus genome and encodes:
- the ybeY gene encoding rRNA maturation RNase YbeY, encoding MVASALQDTHDPLLSVDLAVEDEGWLQGRDEASMAAWIEDIAAAVLGLVPETVLPGSEVAVVLTDDASIREINREHRGFDKPTNVLSFPMSPPDAKVFGPMVGDIVVARETVEREAAEAGIPFDHHFTHMIVHGILHLLGYDHIDDAEAEEMEGLETAILAHLAIPDPYADSEPA
- a CDS encoding hemolysin family protein, whose product is MNDADTQSMGAVPLERSGAAREEVETSTDADPHSGWLNRLRDALGLKPAANLREDLEQALSKEDALDAAFSPEERAMLRNILRLRENRVDDLMVPRADINAVDASITLTELVLAFERSGHSRMPVFRETLDDPIGMVHIKDLMAYITKKAKVARPREEGEPAGTDVKVGEVDLDVPVSATELVRPLLFVPPSMPASDLLAKMQATRIQIALVIDEYGGTDGLISMEDIVETIVGDISDEHDELEGPSIVPIGQGGFIADARASLEEVVASLGPAFEVADYGDDVETIGGLVFSMLGRIPVRGEMIISEELPGFEIEVLEADPRRIRRLRITPRGPQDAGLPAHNDRRKRRPESDEAQGEPQKKAAE
- the lnt gene encoding apolipoprotein N-acyltransferase, which translates into the protein MRAIENWVLLLWGWKRWALALALGAASAMAMAPVDAFPVLFVTFPLLVWLIDGTPATSLITSLRGAFAVGWWLGFGYFLAGLWWISSAFLVEADVYGWMTPIITVIIPAGFAFFWAFAVCLARILWLKGPGRIVMLAFAMALAEWLRGHVLTGFPWILIGQAFGASDVTAQAASLVGVYGLTFLGVLIFSAPALLTGSGSEGRGRAQRVWLAIAAILMLGDIGYGSARLGGAEADTVDGINLRIVQPSIQQNQKWTEEGRAKALQTYLDLSDTKTSPDDLGILSRTHLIWPETALPFILSHEPDALAKIGEALPPGTLLLTGAPRAVKTPNFTQFFNSVYVIGNDGEIEAAYDKAHLVPFGEYVPLNGLFVRLGLGDLTRMIGGFSKGPGAKTISLPGTPPFAILICYEIIFPDSGIDENNRPQWIVNVTNDGWFGKTFGPYQHLELTRLRAIEEGLPVVRAANTGISAIIDAYGRPREQAPLEAVAVVDGQLPPALPPTLYVRNGRAIFWSLLLASLVFWAFSRFRQH